One stretch of Bremerella cremea DNA includes these proteins:
- a CDS encoding tetratricopeptide repeat protein translates to MDRPAKKGLGGLADLALTFHQTQAQEGEIEKQTKILSDPAIDQKTRNMALFDRGFAYLLAEKNELAVADFTTLVESGQETEEEHAETLYNRARAFWHLNELARERDDLLAVTRLSAAPADLVARAHVQLGYSFGELEDAEQEAFHYNAAYEIEGASAEVRYDAKIRLARAYNAQSRFEDSEQILTALLAHEDIPPAQHVEALYYSAIVFDRLERPAEAILSYTAIIRLPEANNFDRSEAYYWRGHLYDRLERHEEAIRDFSAILRMEGLDPWTFTRTLYSRSSAYERLERTQEEIADLTRLIEFRYEPLDQRVEQYRVRAYSRRGYALKGSEQIDAALADFDYVLSQPEITPFQKADTLIDRGSTLAMADRFDEALGDLNKLLAMTDLPAESAAGLRSDALWYKALVLADMNRLAEALETLTELLAIDDTAPGLHLKALNRRGYHYYQLNRLDEAQADFQTVFEHAEATTGQRAYALTFFAEIDIDQGKPSQAREALTRVEQIDDIPDNHRARVCLLQGKAFEQEDEHTSAIEAYSRGLAFADVTPYTRSNLFEARADAYLVLEQEEAVITDYESALAVADLDSETFTSTLYSFGNAYYSLKKYDKAQACYRQTIDSPDIWPDLLHKALYAHALCYDRLEQYDQAVAEYHKLIAREDIVDEQEAEYLYSLAHTYGKAKDYEQSNTEYQKVIDHPATDPILKAKSIINSGIDFNRQFLGDQALARFAEVLAHNQGPDGWFARTHYQIASCYYYLGDFKRVIEEIEIVHAQEHIEDVDYAESFFFYGVALASQGRFEEALAQHEKTLTLEYEDVDEQAEVFLFRGITYKLMQKWDEALADYAQAIEIAKPDSYQHAVALRHQGEVLLRQGQKEAALKSLQTALAFDKLSPRDTSEANALLQELEG, encoded by the coding sequence ATGGATCGACCTGCGAAAAAAGGACTCGGCGGGCTCGCCGACCTGGCACTTACGTTTCACCAAACGCAAGCCCAAGAAGGAGAAATCGAGAAGCAAACCAAGATTTTGTCCGATCCTGCGATCGATCAAAAAACGCGGAACATGGCCCTGTTCGACCGTGGCTTCGCCTATCTCTTGGCCGAGAAAAACGAACTAGCCGTCGCCGATTTCACCACACTTGTTGAAAGTGGTCAGGAAACCGAAGAAGAGCATGCCGAGACACTTTACAACCGCGCTCGGGCTTTTTGGCACTTGAACGAACTCGCACGCGAACGAGATGACTTGCTCGCCGTCACGCGTCTTTCCGCTGCCCCCGCCGACCTAGTCGCCCGGGCGCACGTTCAGCTTGGCTACAGCTTCGGAGAATTAGAAGACGCCGAGCAAGAAGCGTTTCACTACAACGCCGCCTACGAAATCGAGGGAGCCTCTGCCGAGGTTCGCTACGACGCCAAGATTCGCCTTGCCCGGGCTTACAACGCCCAATCCCGCTTTGAAGATAGCGAACAGATCCTCACCGCGTTGCTCGCCCACGAAGACATCCCCCCGGCGCAGCATGTGGAAGCGTTGTACTATTCTGCGATTGTCTTCGATCGTTTAGAACGTCCCGCAGAGGCAATTCTTAGCTACACGGCCATCATTCGTCTGCCGGAGGCGAACAATTTTGATCGGTCGGAAGCTTACTATTGGCGTGGGCACCTGTACGATCGCCTCGAACGACACGAGGAAGCCATCCGAGACTTCTCGGCAATCTTGCGGATGGAAGGTCTCGATCCTTGGACCTTTACCCGCACGCTGTATTCGCGCAGCAGTGCTTACGAGCGTCTCGAACGCACACAAGAAGAAATCGCCGACCTGACGCGGCTAATCGAGTTTCGCTACGAACCACTCGACCAACGCGTCGAGCAATATCGCGTTCGTGCCTATAGCCGACGCGGTTATGCCCTTAAAGGTAGCGAGCAAATTGACGCAGCGCTGGCCGACTTCGACTATGTCTTGTCGCAGCCAGAAATTACCCCTTTCCAAAAGGCCGATACCCTCATCGATCGGGGCTCTACGCTGGCGATGGCCGATCGCTTCGACGAAGCGCTGGGCGATTTAAACAAATTGCTGGCCATGACCGACTTACCCGCAGAATCTGCCGCTGGTCTGCGTTCGGATGCGTTGTGGTACAAGGCGTTGGTGTTGGCCGATATGAACCGGCTGGCAGAAGCCCTCGAAACGCTGACCGAACTTCTCGCGATCGATGACACCGCGCCAGGGCTCCACTTGAAGGCCTTGAATCGCCGTGGCTATCACTACTATCAATTGAATCGCTTAGACGAGGCTCAAGCCGATTTCCAAACGGTGTTCGAACATGCGGAAGCCACCACCGGGCAGCGAGCCTACGCCCTGACCTTCTTCGCCGAAATTGATATCGACCAAGGTAAACCGTCCCAAGCACGAGAAGCCTTAACGCGTGTCGAACAAATCGACGATATCCCAGACAACCATCGTGCTCGCGTTTGCTTGCTGCAAGGAAAAGCCTTCGAGCAGGAGGACGAACATACTTCCGCGATCGAAGCCTATTCGCGTGGGCTCGCGTTCGCAGACGTTACCCCCTACACACGCAGCAATCTCTTTGAAGCTCGAGCGGATGCTTACTTGGTGCTTGAACAAGAAGAGGCGGTCATTACCGACTACGAATCCGCCCTGGCCGTCGCAGACCTGGATAGCGAGACCTTCACCAGCACGCTGTACTCTTTTGGAAATGCCTATTACTCGTTAAAGAAGTACGACAAAGCCCAAGCGTGTTATCGTCAGACGATCGACTCTCCCGATATTTGGCCCGACCTACTGCACAAAGCCTTGTATGCCCACGCGTTGTGCTACGATCGTCTAGAACAATACGACCAAGCCGTGGCCGAGTATCACAAGCTGATTGCCCGCGAGGATATCGTCGACGAGCAAGAGGCCGAATACCTCTATAGCTTGGCCCACACCTACGGTAAGGCCAAAGACTACGAGCAGTCGAACACGGAGTACCAGAAGGTAATCGACCATCCAGCGACCGATCCCATTTTAAAAGCCAAATCGATCATCAACTCTGGCATCGACTTCAATCGCCAATTTCTCGGCGACCAGGCGTTGGCCCGCTTTGCCGAGGTCTTGGCCCACAATCAAGGGCCAGACGGTTGGTTTGCCCGAACTCATTATCAAATTGCGTCGTGTTACTACTACCTGGGCGATTTCAAACGAGTTATCGAAGAAATCGAAATCGTCCACGCGCAAGAACATATCGAAGACGTCGACTACGCCGAATCGTTTTTCTTTTACGGGGTGGCGTTAGCCTCTCAGGGGCGATTCGAGGAAGCCTTGGCTCAGCACGAAAAGACCCTCACCTTAGAGTACGAAGATGTCGACGAACAAGCCGAAGTCTTTCTGTTCCGGGGGATCACCTACAAGCTGATGCAAAAATGGGACGAAGCCCTCGCCGACTACGCCCAGGCGATCGAGATCGCCAAGCCCGATTCTTACCAACACGCGGTGGCCCTACGGCACCAAGGGGAAGTGCTGCTCCGCCAAGGTCAGAAAGAAGCCGCCCTGAAATCGCTGCAAACCGCGCTAGCGTTCGATAAACTTTCTCCCCGCGATACCAGCGAAGCCAACGCGCTGCTGCAAGAGCTAGAAGGTTAG
- a CDS encoding methyl-accepting chemotaxis protein, which yields MKKVTKGSLLKRLNSLRISTKLISGFAVIFLLTSFACYLGYSGLSNLESEMEFIAEDKQIYSDAQAIKNLMLQHRRYEKDLFLNIGNRKKQTEKYLPKLQEKQAEIQTLLQRMQIVIGEDPRFSPETKQVAAALVQMHQRYMDGVLAIADNAINDPNWTPQEANQAMEPFKEPIHDLESGIDLVADATTELFMQRIETSKGVAARSRVAMVAGAVLALVPCPFIVMIVVGPLRKVSRLLADIAKSEGDLTLRLPVERNDEIGELSVWFNKFVDQMQAVMIRVGENASALVSSSSQLTGTAAELSENAGNTTNRSAFVMAESNQMVTRMSHASQSTQSMQLNISSVANAIEELAASINDISGNTEQASAVAMEAARELKESNANIVELGKAAMEINRVVETIEDIAEQTNLLALNATIEAARAGEAGKGFSIVANEVKELARQAASATEGIRARIDAIQMATDKTTRSINDVGKHVAKVNDVSAMIAAALQEQNATTQTIAEHISETSSAVTEISNGVSKSAEASEGIRSSMQAVDLAAQETAHGASSTRRSGDDVHRIADDLKTLLSQFRVI from the coding sequence ATGAAGAAGGTAACCAAGGGTTCCTTGCTTAAGAGGTTGAACTCCCTCCGCATCAGTACCAAGCTGATCAGCGGATTCGCCGTTATCTTTTTGTTGACTTCGTTTGCTTGTTATCTGGGGTATTCTGGACTCAGCAACTTGGAATCGGAAATGGAGTTTATTGCTGAAGATAAACAGATCTACAGCGACGCCCAGGCCATCAAAAATCTGATGCTGCAGCATCGCCGGTACGAGAAAGATTTGTTTCTTAATATCGGCAATCGAAAGAAGCAGACCGAAAAGTACCTGCCGAAGCTCCAAGAGAAGCAAGCTGAAATACAGACTTTGCTTCAGCGAATGCAAATCGTTATCGGTGAAGATCCTCGATTTTCGCCCGAGACAAAACAGGTTGCCGCTGCGCTAGTACAAATGCATCAGCGTTACATGGATGGGGTGCTGGCGATTGCGGACAATGCAATCAACGATCCTAATTGGACGCCGCAAGAGGCGAACCAGGCGATGGAGCCTTTTAAAGAACCGATTCACGATCTGGAATCGGGGATCGATCTGGTTGCCGATGCGACGACGGAACTGTTTATGCAGCGGATCGAGACCTCCAAAGGCGTTGCCGCTCGTTCGCGTGTGGCGATGGTGGCTGGTGCCGTGCTGGCTTTGGTGCCGTGTCCCTTTATTGTGATGATTGTGGTCGGCCCGCTTCGAAAGGTTTCGCGGCTGCTGGCCGACATCGCAAAATCGGAAGGAGATCTGACGCTACGTTTGCCTGTTGAGAGGAACGATGAAATTGGGGAACTCTCGGTCTGGTTCAACAAGTTTGTTGATCAAATGCAGGCCGTTATGATTCGCGTCGGAGAAAACGCTTCGGCGTTGGTCAGTTCTTCATCGCAACTCACTGGGACAGCCGCCGAGCTTTCGGAGAATGCAGGCAATACAACCAATCGCTCGGCCTTTGTCATGGCTGAATCGAATCAAATGGTTACGCGAATGTCGCATGCCTCGCAGTCTACTCAGTCGATGCAGCTGAATATCTCTTCAGTTGCCAATGCGATCGAAGAACTGGCAGCAAGCATCAACGATATTTCCGGCAACACCGAGCAAGCCTCGGCCGTGGCGATGGAGGCTGCCCGAGAACTGAAAGAAAGTAATGCCAATATTGTTGAACTTGGCAAAGCGGCTATGGAAATCAACCGTGTTGTCGAGACCATTGAAGACATCGCCGAACAGACTAACTTGCTCGCGCTTAATGCAACGATCGAAGCGGCCAGGGCCGGAGAGGCCGGCAAAGGCTTCAGCATCGTTGCCAACGAAGTGAAAGAACTCGCTCGCCAGGCAGCCTCGGCCACGGAAGGGATTCGGGCTCGCATCGATGCGATTCAAATGGCAACCGACAAGACCACACGATCGATTAACGACGTTGGAAAACATGTTGCCAAAGTGAATGATGTTTCCGCGATGATTGCCGCCGCGTTGCAAGAGCAAAACGCAACAACCCAGACAATCGCCGAACATATTAGCGAAACGTCGTCCGCCGTCACGGAAATTAGTAACGGAGTGTCCAAGTCGGCTGAGGCCAGCGAGGGAATTCGCAGCAGCATGCAGGCCGTCGATTTAGCGGCCCAGGAAACGGCCCATGGCGCTAGCAGCACGCGGCGTTCAGGAGACGATGTTCATCGAATTGCGGACGACCTGAAGACGCTTCTGAGCCAGTTTCGGGTGATTTGA
- a CDS encoding 4Fe-4S binding protein, translated as MTHVVTAACEGCKYTDCVTVCPCECFHEGERMLFIDPELCIDCEACVPECPVDAIYPDHALPAELEHFVKVNAEMSLVTPVILVKKKPLADSEGDGPTNHASAE; from the coding sequence ATGACGCACGTCGTTACAGCTGCTTGTGAAGGATGTAAGTATACCGATTGTGTCACCGTTTGCCCGTGTGAATGCTTTCACGAAGGGGAACGGATGTTATTCATCGACCCGGAACTGTGCATCGATTGCGAAGCTTGTGTGCCGGAATGCCCGGTCGATGCCATTTATCCAGACCATGCGCTTCCAGCCGAATTGGAGCACTTTGTTAAGGTGAATGCCGAGATGTCGTTGGTGACGCCGGTTATTTTGGTCAAAAAGAAACCTCTCGCCGATAGCGAGGGAGATGGTCCCACGAATCACGCGTCAGCAGAGTAA
- a CDS encoding protein kinase domain-containing protein: MPAPNFHTPEDSRELLRRYMASDPNAAQAIVDRYLARLLPLIGKHLSPTLQQRFDPQDVAQSAFGSFFVQARDKRFLLQHSGDLWRLLAAISLNKLRRQAKRHSAGKRAVSREVATDLANIQQAPLPAEAVGLLEEVQLALAEMPADAQPLLGQFLAGQSLDELSPEHQKSPRTLRRWLQTFRDNLKRRLVQELPPFGDRIATLSWQDYILKQHIGSGGFGKVYRAIEKRRHRTVAVKSLHKRHQTNPFALGQLIRESQLMAKVCHPGIVGLHGLGQYPGGGYFLVMDWVDGENLQQRIDRAALPVSSAIRIVRHVAVAIAAAHRSNVIHGDLKPSNILLSRQNTVYVVDFGLASLHSQIVDTPPVRGGTLAYLAPEQLTSSAADFTVDVYGLGGLLYALLTGKPPRCGEPIAILSALEQGDLPLAPASLGMTLPTSLETFLMRCLATNPSERPSSAQQFLHELARITSEDTNPTQDIISPDSPA; this comes from the coding sequence ATGCCTGCTCCCAATTTTCACACCCCGGAAGACTCGCGCGAGCTACTGCGACGCTATATGGCCAGCGATCCCAATGCTGCTCAGGCGATCGTCGATCGCTATCTTGCTCGCCTCCTGCCCCTGATTGGCAAACACCTTTCTCCTACCCTCCAGCAGCGTTTCGATCCCCAAGACGTGGCGCAGTCGGCCTTTGGTAGCTTCTTTGTCCAGGCCCGCGACAAACGTTTTCTCTTGCAACACTCAGGAGATTTGTGGCGACTGTTGGCGGCGATCTCGCTCAATAAGTTGCGGCGCCAAGCCAAACGGCACTCGGCTGGCAAACGGGCCGTCTCGCGTGAAGTCGCTACCGACCTCGCTAACATTCAACAGGCTCCTCTTCCTGCTGAGGCTGTGGGGCTGCTGGAAGAAGTACAACTTGCCTTAGCTGAAATGCCAGCCGATGCCCAGCCACTGCTGGGGCAGTTTCTCGCCGGGCAATCGCTCGACGAGCTTTCTCCTGAACACCAAAAGTCTCCCCGAACCCTTCGCCGTTGGCTGCAAACATTTCGAGACAACCTCAAGCGACGCTTAGTGCAAGAGCTGCCACCGTTTGGCGATCGCATCGCGACCTTGTCTTGGCAAGACTACATCCTCAAACAACACATCGGCAGTGGGGGCTTCGGTAAGGTTTATCGAGCCATTGAGAAAAGACGTCACCGCACCGTGGCCGTGAAATCGCTGCACAAACGGCATCAAACCAACCCTTTCGCGTTGGGGCAACTTATCCGCGAGTCGCAATTGATGGCCAAAGTCTGCCACCCAGGTATCGTCGGCTTGCATGGCCTGGGGCAATATCCTGGCGGAGGCTATTTCCTGGTGATGGATTGGGTCGACGGCGAAAACCTACAACAACGAATCGATCGCGCAGCCTTACCAGTCTCCTCGGCAATTCGCATCGTACGCCACGTTGCCGTCGCGATCGCGGCGGCGCATCGCAGCAATGTCATCCATGGCGACCTGAAGCCGAGCAATATCCTGCTTTCTCGGCAAAATACGGTTTATGTTGTCGACTTTGGCTTGGCTTCTCTGCATAGTCAAATTGTCGATACGCCCCCAGTACGTGGTGGGACTTTAGCCTACCTAGCCCCAGAACAACTCACCAGTTCGGCTGCCGACTTCACCGTCGATGTTTATGGGCTAGGTGGTTTGCTTTATGCATTGCTTACCGGCAAACCACCACGCTGCGGAGAACCAATTGCCATTCTGAGCGCTCTCGAACAAGGAGATCTACCTCTCGCTCCAGCCAGTCTCGGAATGACGCTCCCCACTTCGTTAGAAACGTTCCTGATGCGCTGCCTTGCGACAAATCCAAGTGAACGCCCCTCGTCAGCGCAGCAATTTTTGCACGAACTGGCCCGAATTACGTCGGAAGATACGAATCCCACCCAAGACATCATTTCACCGGATAGCCCGGCGTAG
- a CDS encoding MarR family winged helix-turn-helix transcriptional regulator yields MLPNSQKPDSQIDSRKFDSLEQEVFLNLWRTYDRLKAFEEELFGKVGLSAQQYNTLRLLKSVYPESMPTLVLGSRLISRAPDMTRLLDKLEQRGLLQRERRPENRRVVEVTITQSGLDLLEQLAPQVAECHQKQLGHLPPEALRQMASLLKEAREPHEDATNLSLVDE; encoded by the coding sequence ATGTTACCTAATTCACAAAAACCTGATTCGCAAATTGATTCGCGGAAGTTCGACTCCCTAGAACAGGAAGTCTTTCTCAACTTGTGGCGGACTTACGATCGTCTTAAAGCTTTCGAGGAAGAACTGTTCGGCAAAGTCGGCTTGTCGGCCCAACAATACAACACGTTGCGTCTGCTGAAATCGGTTTACCCGGAATCGATGCCGACCCTGGTTTTAGGGTCGCGCCTGATTTCGCGTGCTCCGGATATGACGCGACTGTTAGACAAGCTGGAACAACGCGGCTTGCTGCAACGAGAACGGCGGCCAGAGAACCGGCGCGTTGTGGAGGTTACCATTACCCAGTCAGGTCTAGACCTTCTGGAACAGCTCGCACCTCAGGTTGCCGAGTGTCACCAGAAGCAACTCGGACACCTTCCCCCTGAGGCTTTGCGTCAAATGGCATCGTTGCTGAAAGAAGCGCGGGAGCCACACGAAGACGCCACCAACCTTTCCCTCGTGGACGAATAA
- a CDS encoding NAD(P)/FAD-dependent oxidoreductase translates to MIDTNDKTQVVVIGGGPAGATVSTLLAQQGVQVELFEREKFPRYHIGESLIPETYWVLKRLNMLEKLKDSPFIKKYSVQFVSDSGKQSAPFYFHDNKDHDCSQTWQVRRSEFDEMMLRNAEEHGVKTHEGVRVLDVLFEGDRAVGVQILDEEGNKREVRADVVVDASGQSSLLLNKLKLRVPDPTLNKGSIWTYFQGAQRAPGRDEGATTVLQVENKTGWFWYIPLHDDIVSVGVVGDFDYLFKNRGSHEEVYLEELERCPGVKQRVENATQVSKVFATKDFTYKAKQAAGNGWVLIGDALGFLDPLYSSGVLLALKSGELAADAIAEGLKKGDTSREQLAGWEADYLVGMERMRNLVCAYYDGFNFGKFVRRFPNHRGDITDLLIGDLFKESLDKVFESIDTMKVESEAMAD, encoded by the coding sequence ATGATCGATACCAACGATAAGACTCAGGTAGTGGTAATTGGAGGAGGCCCGGCCGGGGCAACCGTCAGCACGCTTCTCGCCCAGCAAGGGGTTCAAGTCGAACTATTCGAGCGTGAAAAATTTCCCCGCTATCACATTGGCGAGTCGTTGATCCCAGAAACCTACTGGGTGCTTAAGCGGCTGAACATGCTGGAAAAGCTGAAGGACAGTCCCTTCATCAAAAAGTACAGTGTGCAGTTCGTCAGTGATTCGGGCAAGCAATCGGCTCCCTTCTATTTCCACGACAACAAAGACCACGATTGCTCGCAAACCTGGCAAGTTCGCCGGAGCGAATTCGACGAGATGATGCTCCGCAACGCTGAAGAGCATGGCGTAAAAACGCACGAAGGGGTTCGCGTGCTGGACGTCTTGTTTGAAGGCGATCGCGCGGTTGGCGTGCAAATCTTAGACGAAGAGGGGAATAAACGCGAAGTACGCGCCGACGTGGTCGTCGATGCCAGTGGGCAAAGTTCGCTGCTGCTGAACAAGCTCAAATTACGCGTGCCAGACCCAACCCTCAACAAGGGTTCGATCTGGACCTACTTCCAAGGTGCCCAGCGAGCCCCAGGCCGGGACGAAGGGGCCACCACCGTGCTGCAAGTCGAGAACAAGACGGGGTGGTTCTGGTACATCCCGCTGCACGACGATATCGTCAGCGTGGGGGTGGTCGGCGACTTCGATTACCTCTTCAAAAATCGTGGATCGCACGAAGAAGTTTACCTGGAAGAGCTGGAACGCTGCCCTGGTGTCAAACAGCGAGTCGAGAACGCCACCCAGGTCAGCAAGGTTTTTGCCACCAAAGACTTCACCTACAAAGCGAAACAGGCCGCCGGCAATGGCTGGGTGCTGATTGGCGACGCGCTCGGTTTTCTCGATCCTCTTTATTCCTCTGGTGTGCTGCTGGCGCTGAAATCAGGCGAACTGGCCGCCGACGCAATTGCCGAGGGACTGAAAAAAGGGGACACTTCGCGGGAGCAACTTGCCGGTTGGGAAGCCGATTACTTGGTAGGCATGGAACGAATGCGGAATCTGGTGTGTGCCTATTACGACGGCTTCAACTTCGGTAAGTTCGTGCGACGCTTCCCCAATCATCGGGGGGATATCACCGACCTCTTAATCGGTGATCTCTTCAAAGAAAGTCTCGACAAGGTCTTCGAATCGATCGACACCATGAAGGTCGAATCGGAAGCAATGGCCGACTAG
- a CDS encoding sulfatase-like hydrolase/transferase, whose translation MQAVRLSCFLLLLGLFATPLAAAERPNIIVVFIDDMGWGDFSCFGNEDATTENCDRLAAEGIRFAQFYVNSPICSPSRTAISTGQYPQRWKISSYLANRELNEKRGMAQWLDPAAPMLARMLHNAGYATGHFGKWHMGGQRDVGEAPLITEYGFDDSLTNFEGLGDRVLAELDAYDGKEPKLWTLGSDKLGRGEIFWEKRSKVTQRFVDGAIEFIQEAEAKDQPFYINVWPDDVHSPFFPPKERRGDASKRQLYLGVLETMDEQLGTLFDFIKNDEKLKNNTLIVMCSDNGPELGAGSAGHLRGHKTTLYEGGIRSPLVVWGPGLIDAAHTGTTNEESIFAAYDLVPSLLAVAGVKVPSEVNFDGQALPGVLLGTTTESHNGPICFRRPPDRPEIQKKQLPDLAVREGKWKLLCSYDGGDVELYNLEKNPGERKNVAEKHPAIVERLKSTVLAWHQEMPADNGADWEPK comes from the coding sequence ATGCAAGCTGTTCGTCTCTCCTGTTTCCTGCTTTTGCTCGGCCTGTTCGCTACGCCTCTTGCGGCGGCTGAACGCCCCAACATCATCGTGGTCTTCATCGACGACATGGGCTGGGGAGACTTCTCTTGCTTTGGCAACGAAGATGCCACGACCGAGAATTGTGATCGGCTGGCGGCGGAAGGAATTCGATTCGCGCAGTTCTATGTCAACTCGCCGATCTGCTCGCCATCGCGAACAGCGATCTCGACGGGCCAATATCCGCAGCGGTGGAAGATTTCCTCCTACCTCGCTAACCGCGAGCTGAACGAAAAACGGGGGATGGCCCAGTGGCTCGATCCTGCGGCCCCGATGCTGGCTCGCATGCTGCACAACGCTGGCTACGCGACCGGTCACTTCGGAAAATGGCACATGGGCGGACAACGTGATGTCGGCGAGGCTCCTCTGATCACGGAATATGGTTTCGACGATTCGCTGACCAACTTCGAAGGACTCGGCGACCGCGTGTTGGCCGAACTCGATGCCTACGATGGCAAGGAGCCCAAATTGTGGACGCTCGGTTCCGATAAGCTGGGACGAGGTGAAATCTTCTGGGAGAAGCGTTCCAAGGTCACGCAGCGTTTCGTCGATGGTGCCATCGAATTCATCCAAGAAGCCGAAGCCAAGGACCAGCCGTTCTATATCAACGTGTGGCCAGACGATGTTCATTCCCCTTTCTTCCCGCCGAAAGAACGCCGAGGGGATGCCTCGAAACGGCAGCTTTATTTAGGCGTGCTCGAAACGATGGACGAGCAACTTGGTACGTTGTTCGACTTCATCAAGAACGACGAGAAGCTAAAGAACAACACGCTCATCGTGATGTGTTCTGATAACGGTCCTGAACTGGGCGCTGGCTCGGCGGGACATCTGCGCGGTCATAAGACCACCTTGTACGAAGGAGGCATCCGTTCTCCCTTGGTGGTTTGGGGACCAGGCCTGATTGATGCCGCACACACCGGCACAACCAACGAAGAGTCGATCTTTGCGGCCTACGACTTGGTGCCGAGCCTCTTGGCGGTCGCTGGGGTGAAAGTTCCGTCGGAAGTTAACTTCGACGGTCAAGCATTACCGGGCGTGCTGCTGGGCACCACAACCGAATCGCACAACGGACCGATCTGCTTCCGCCGCCCGCCAGATCGTCCGGAAATTCAAAAGAAGCAACTTCCCGATCTGGCCGTACGTGAAGGCAAATGGAAACTCCTTTGCAGTTACGATGGTGGCGACGTCGAGCTTTACAACCTGGAAAAGAACCCAGGCGAACGTAAAAACGTAGCCGAGAAGCATCCTGCGATTGTCGAACGTTTAAAGAGCACGGTCCTCGCTTGGCACCAGGAAATGCCCGCCGATAACGGCGCCGACTGGGAACCGAAGTAA
- a CDS encoding rhodanese-like domain-containing protein, translated as MQSINADQLKTKQNQGVRLTLINTLSEDNFAQKEIPGSINIPLESSDFEQRVQQTLGGKNQPVVVYCANAECPSSTKAAERLDSAGFTEVMDFEGGAKEWQEQGGQLAHAS; from the coding sequence ATGCAATCGATTAACGCTGATCAATTGAAAACGAAACAGAACCAAGGTGTGCGATTAACATTGATTAATACGTTAAGTGAAGACAATTTCGCGCAGAAGGAAATCCCTGGTTCTATCAACATTCCCCTCGAATCCAGCGACTTCGAGCAGCGAGTACAACAGACGCTGGGCGGGAAGAACCAGCCTGTGGTTGTTTACTGCGCAAACGCTGAGTGCCCATCGTCCACCAAGGCAGCCGAACGTCTAGACAGTGCCGGCTTCACCGAAGTCATGGACTTTGAAGGGGGCGCCAAGGAGTGGCAGGAACAAGGTGGCCAGTTAGCCCATGCTTCCTGA